A single region of the Candidatus Methanomethylicota archaeon genome encodes:
- a CDS encoding asparagine synthase C-terminal domain-containing protein yields MLEMNYESILLELLTKSIKSSKANAVLFSGGIDSSLITIIASKIRPIVAITAIFNNGNDEEYSLRISKKLKIPHIIVKYNIEEALEASKEIIKILKTFDHIEIRNDITIYIALKKCKEEGIEEIMTGDGGDELFAGYDFMINMKKQELERYMDLLYKNWNFSSPIIGNVMGLNVYQPFLMEEIIEFAKKLPYEWKINGLYGKWILRKILEKMGFSEIAWRKKEPIEIGSGSSIITKIFLNMLGEEANKIEEEALKDGIRFWNREQIFFYKLFREIYGTPPRAKNGCPYCKSPIIQQRCKYCGYCWRPH; encoded by the coding sequence ATGCTTGAAATGAATTATGAATCTATTTTATTAGAACTTTTAACTAAATCAATTAAATCATCTAAAGCTAATGCTGTTTTATTTTCTGGTGGAATAGATAGTAGCTTAATTACTATTATTGCATCTAAAATTAGACCAATAGTTGCTATAACTGCTATTTTTAATAATGGCAATGATGAAGAATATTCCTTGAGAATTTCTAAGAAACTTAAAATACCACATATTATTGTCAAATATAATATCGAAGAAGCTTTAGAAGCATCAAAAGAAATTATTAAAATTCTAAAAACCTTCGATCATATAGAAATAAGAAATGATATTACTATTTATATTGCATTAAAAAAATGTAAAGAAGAAGGAATTGAAGAAATTATGACTGGAGATGGAGGAGATGAACTTTTTGCTGGATATGACTTTATGATTAATATGAAAAAACAAGAATTAGAAAGATACATGGATTTATTATATAAGAATTGGAATTTTTCATCACCTATAATTGGAAATGTTATGGGCTTAAATGTATATCAACCATTTTTAATGGAAGAAATTATTGAATTTGCAAAAAAATTACCATATGAATGGAAAATTAATGGATTATATGGAAAATGGATTTTAAGAAAAATATTAGAAAAAATGGGTTTTAGTGAAATTGCATGGAGGAAGAAAGAACCAATTGAAATTGGAAGTGGCAGCTCAATTATAACTAAAATATTTTTAAATATGTTAGGAGAAGAGGCGAATAAAATAGAAGAAGAAGCTCTTAAAGATGGTATAAGGTTTTGGAATAGAGAACAAATTTTCTTCTATAAATTATTTAGAGAAATCTATGGAACTCCTCCTAGAGCAAAAAATGGTTGTCCTTATTGTAAATCTCCAATAATTCAACAGAGATGTAAATATTGTGGATATTGTTGGAGGCCTCATTAA
- a CDS encoding ABC transporter ATP-binding protein translates to MRNIVCSIIIDKITVRFDSSTILDNIEFVVNKGEMLGIIGPNGSGKTTLLRCIARSIIPIGSLIVLGKPANKYTNEEYSKIVSAMLPNWPNGFSMKAYEVVLMGCRNRINGIWWEGDEDIKVVEDVLSLLEVSHLFNRDFDTLSSGEQRKILIAKSLAQKTDIIILDEPVAYLDLKHKIEVMDILKALTELGKTVIVSLHEIELACNYCDKILVLNKGKIVAFGKPRDVINENLLSEVYGIEATIKWDGDNPIIIPKTRKIKSEEVICLK, encoded by the coding sequence GTGAGAAATATAGTATGTAGTATAATAATAGATAAAATAACTGTAAGATTTGATTCTTCTACAATATTAGACAACATCGAATTTGTAGTAAATAAAGGAGAAATGCTTGGTATAATTGGACCAAATGGTTCTGGAAAAACAACATTACTTAGATGTATTGCAAGAAGCATAATCCCAATAGGTTCTTTAATTGTATTAGGAAAACCTGCTAATAAGTATACTAATGAAGAATATTCAAAAATTGTATCAGCTATGTTACCAAACTGGCCTAATGGCTTTAGTATGAAGGCATATGAAGTTGTTCTCATGGGTTGTAGAAATAGAATAAATGGCATTTGGTGGGAGGGAGATGAAGATATAAAAGTTGTTGAAGATGTTTTAAGTCTTTTAGAAGTTTCTCATCTTTTCAATAGAGATTTTGATACATTAAGTAGTGGAGAACAAAGAAAAATTCTTATAGCTAAATCCTTAGCTCAAAAAACAGACATAATAATATTAGATGAGCCAGTAGCCTATTTAGATTTAAAACATAAAATTGAAGTTATGGATATTTTAAAAGCATTAACTGAACTTGGAAAAACTGTAATTGTTTCACTTCATGAAATAGAATTAGCTTGTAATTATTGTGATAAAATTTTAGTTCTAAATAAAGGCAAGATTGTAGCATTTGGAAAACCAAGGGATGTAATTAATGAAAATCTCTTAAGTGAAGTTTATGGTATTGAAGCTACTATAAAATGGGATGGAGATAATCCCATTATTATTCCAAAAACTAGAAAAATAAAGAGCGAGGAAGTTATATGCTTGAAATGA
- a CDS encoding iron ABC transporter permease, with protein sequence MLEIAKKRKTRLIIYTSFLSLFLFIAFLTSLMIGAYPLSPIEVINALFFQNNSVVNTIVNNYRLPRALSAIITGASLGIAGGVIQSLTRNPLADPYITGMSSGAALGAAIAFILPFVSIFMVPFFAFIGGLTSIFLTIFLTKISKAGNIGFILAGIAIGTIFSSMLMLILTLAAEKAHGILYWIYGSFSTAKWSEIYVISPIVIPSCIFLLINARDLNILLLGEEHARQLGINAKKLWNLMLLFSSLSVSTCVAFSGIIGFIGLVSPHIVRLLISSDNRFVLPLAGLTGALLLLLSDNIVKSPLNPLGELPVGVITSMMGAPFFIYLLLKRGEKYSM encoded by the coding sequence ATGTTAGAAATTGCTAAAAAAAGAAAAACTCGATTAATAATCTATACTTCTTTTTTATCATTATTTTTGTTCATAGCTTTCTTAACATCATTAATGATAGGTGCATATCCATTATCTCCTATTGAAGTAATAAATGCTCTTTTCTTCCAAAATAATAGTGTTGTAAATACTATTGTTAACAATTATCGTCTTCCAAGAGCTCTTTCTGCTATTATAACAGGAGCCTCATTAGGTATAGCTGGAGGAGTAATTCAATCCTTAACAAGAAATCCATTAGCAGATCCATACATTACTGGAATGTCCTCAGGTGCTGCTTTAGGTGCTGCAATTGCATTTATCTTACCATTCGTAAGTATATTTATGGTTCCATTTTTTGCTTTTATTGGAGGATTAACTTCAATTTTTTTAACAATATTCTTAACTAAAATTTCAAAAGCAGGTAATATAGGGTTTATACTTGCTGGTATAGCTATTGGTACAATTTTTAGCTCTATGTTAATGTTAATTTTAACACTTGCTGCAGAAAAAGCTCATGGAATACTATATTGGATATATGGATCTTTCTCTACAGCTAAGTGGAGTGAAATTTATGTAATTTCTCCAATTGTAATACCTTCATGTATATTCTTACTTATAAATGCAAGAGATCTTAATATTTTATTACTTGGAGAAGAACATGCTCGTCAATTAGGTATTAATGCTAAAAAATTATGGAATTTAATGTTACTATTTTCTAGTTTATCTGTTTCAACATGTGTAGCTTTTAGTGGTATTATTGGATTCATAGGGTTGGTTTCTCCTCATATAGTTAGATTATTAATTTCTTCAGATAATAGATTTGTTCTTCCTTTAGCAGGACTTACTGGAGCACTTTTATTACTATTATCAGATAATATTGTTAAAAGTCCTCTTAATCCTCTCGGCGAACTTCCTGTTGGTGTTATAACTTCTATGATGGGGGCTCCTTTCTTTATATATCTATTATTAAAAAGGGGTGAGAAATATAGTATGTAG
- a CDS encoding ABC transporter substrate-binding protein → MEYPSIGGFFMKKLALFVIIAILLGIANSMFITYINNSVSENFKQLSDNFKQLNASLSILVNEFKELKKELSAIQELYYPIFIKDALGRVVTVKFEPNRIVSGTPSITETLFALGLSDKIVGVDQYSNYPPEVLDLVKIGKIQTIGGVTTLNPEKVASLQPDIVLIDASLQKKFISTLEGFGLTVIALESPSVNDVINNIRLIAKITSKFKEGEAVISEIINTINEVETKLSNVTKQKIVFLVYPDPMWVTGNGTYLNEIISIAGGINVFSDKSGWFVVNPEQIVAANPDVIIMSSMALPKSPEELLNYFKSLPGFDQINAIKNNRIYILSGNAANAVERPGPRISDAIKLLANILYPTIFGKTIPNFINDYEALIRR, encoded by the coding sequence ATGGAGTATCCATCCATAGGAGGATTTTTCATGAAAAAACTTGCTTTATTTGTAATAATAGCCATACTACTTGGAATTGCTAATAGTATGTTCATAACTTATATAAATAATTCAGTTTCAGAAAACTTCAAACAATTATCAGATAATTTCAAACAATTAAATGCCTCTCTTAGTATTTTGGTTAATGAATTTAAGGAATTGAAAAAAGAACTAAGTGCTATACAAGAATTATACTATCCTATTTTCATAAAAGATGCTCTTGGAAGAGTGGTTACTGTAAAATTTGAACCTAATAGAATAGTTTCAGGCACCCCATCTATAACTGAAACTCTTTTCGCATTAGGACTTTCTGATAAAATTGTGGGTGTTGATCAATATTCCAATTATCCACCAGAAGTTTTAGATTTAGTAAAAATTGGAAAAATTCAAACAATTGGAGGAGTAACAACACTTAATCCAGAAAAAGTAGCTTCACTACAACCTGATATTGTTCTTATTGATGCAAGTCTTCAAAAGAAATTTATTTCAACTTTAGAAGGATTTGGATTAACTGTAATAGCATTAGAATCTCCAAGTGTAAATGATGTTATAAATAATATAAGATTAATTGCAAAAATTACTTCAAAATTTAAAGAAGGAGAAGCTGTAATAAGTGAAATAATAAATACAATAAATGAAGTAGAGACAAAATTATCTAATGTAACTAAACAAAAAATTGTCTTTTTAGTATATCCTGATCCAATGTGGGTAACAGGAAATGGAACTTATTTAAATGAAATTATTTCAATTGCTGGCGGAATTAATGTATTTAGTGATAAAAGTGGATGGTTTGTAGTGAATCCAGAACAAATTGTAGCTGCTAATCCAGATGTAATAATAATGAGTTCAATGGCTTTGCCAAAATCTCCAGAAGAATTATTAAACTATTTCAAGAGCTTACCAGGATTTGATCAAATCAATGCAATTAAAAATAATAGAATTTATATTCTTAGTGGAAATGCGGCTAATGCAGTGGAAAGACCCGGTCCAAGAATAAGTGATGCAATAAAATTACTTGCAAACATATTATATCCAACAATATTTGGCAAAACAATACCAAATTTCATTAATGATTATGAAGCCTTAATTAGGCGATAA
- a CDS encoding thioredoxin family protein, which produces MSAIIVIGTDPPCARCKATEKLVSEVVKELGLNLEVKHISILSEEANKYDVFVTPAVVINDKVVISGKVPSKEEIKKIIKNELNI; this is translated from the coding sequence ATGTCAGCAATAATTGTTATTGGTACAGATCCTCCTTGTGCTAGATGTAAAGCAACAGAAAAATTAGTATCAGAAGTTGTTAAAGAATTAGGATTAAATTTAGAAGTAAAACATATTTCTATATTATCAGAAGAAGCAAATAAGTATGATGTATTTGTAACACCTGCTGTTGTAATAAATGATAAAGTAGTAATTTCTGGAAAAGTACCATCAAAAGAAGAAATTAAGAAAATAATAAAGAATGAATTAAATATTTAA
- the thiW gene encoding energy coupling factor transporter S component ThiW yields MEKLKAIINLNSRRIAAVCLLSALGVALSPIFIPVGPIKLYPIQSALNVIAGVLLGPFWAVIQAFIISTIRNILGVGTIFAYPGSLIGSFLVGIIYWHFYPNFKPKHEYIAGFGEFIGTGLIGGTIAALIFAPLFFPKQAEMLGAMFFFISFCSNTIGFPIGNFILIRLRKIGITYRTFLPIRLEAR; encoded by the coding sequence ATGGAAAAACTTAAAGCTATTATTAATTTAAATTCAAGAAGAATTGCTGCAGTTTGTTTATTATCAGCTTTAGGAGTCGCTCTTTCTCCAATATTTATACCAGTAGGTCCAATAAAATTATATCCTATTCAATCAGCTTTAAATGTAATAGCAGGAGTTTTATTAGGTCCATTTTGGGCAGTTATTCAAGCTTTTATTATATCAACTATTAGAAATATTCTTGGTGTTGGAACTATATTTGCATATCCAGGATCGCTAATAGGTTCTTTTCTTGTAGGAATAATCTATTGGCACTTCTATCCAAATTTTAAACCTAAACATGAATATATTGCAGGATTTGGAGAATTTATTGGGACTGGCCTCATTGGTGGTACTATTGCTGCATTAATATTTGCACCTTTATTCTTTCCAAAACAAGCAGAAATGCTAGGTGCAATGTTTTTCTTTATATCATTTTGTTCAAATACTATAGGTTTTCCAATAGGAAATTTCATTTTAATACGCTTAAGAAAAATTGGAATTACTTATAGGACTTTTCTCCCTATTAGATTGGAAGCTAGATAG
- a CDS encoding DUF2284 domain-containing protein: MDLIKKIEDKYIEKDLCKIMEDLNKLLKYAKEIGATDAKIITTDKIIVDERVRWKCLIPTCRWYGSSIHCPPHQPITPKIMRRILKKYKYGILIRLDAPRVEDFAGPEWIKSHIPIELKHKEIVGKIEAAAFDMGYHLAMGFTAGECSLCLSKGMRCTVLEGNPCRYPLQARPAMEAVGIDVFLTAKNVGWDLYTIGSSSDIKYIPRASLIGLVLIC; encoded by the coding sequence ATGGATTTAATTAAGAAAATAGAAGATAAATATATAGAAAAAGATTTATGTAAAATTATGGAAGATTTAAATAAACTTTTAAAATATGCAAAAGAAATAGGAGCTACAGATGCAAAAATAATAACAACAGACAAAATTATTGTTGATGAAAGAGTAAGATGGAAGTGCTTAATACCAACTTGTAGATGGTATGGAAGTAGTATACATTGTCCCCCTCATCAACCAATAACTCCAAAAATAATGAGAAGAATTTTAAAAAAATACAAATATGGAATATTAATTAGATTAGATGCTCCAAGAGTAGAGGATTTTGCAGGTCCTGAATGGATTAAGAGTCATATTCCAATAGAATTAAAACATAAAGAAATAGTAGGAAAAATAGAAGCCGCTGCTTTTGATATGGGTTATCATTTAGCAATGGGCTTTACTGCTGGAGAGTGCTCACTTTGTTTAAGTAAAGGAATGAGATGTACAGTTTTAGAAGGAAATCCATGTAGATATCCATTACAAGCTAGACCTGCAATGGAAGCTGTAGGAATTGATGTATTTTTAACAGCAAAAAATGTTGGTTGGGATTTATATACTATAGGTTCTTCTTCAGATATAAAATATATTCCAAGAGCCTCATTAATAGGATTAGTGCTTATTTGCTAA
- a CDS encoding DegT/DnrJ/EryC1/StrS family aminotransferase, protein MVPINKPILGEEEKELVLKVLESGILTDPSMNGGPYVREFEKELAKFTGIKEAIVVNSGTSALQIALMALGIGPGDEVIVPSFTFVATANAVVLVGAKPIFVDIDLNTYNIDPNSFKKAINERTKAVIPVDLYGLPVEMDEIKEIANDYGIVVIEDACQAQGARYKGKMAGTLGDIGCFSFYPGKVMTTGEGGAILTNDSELAEKMRMIRTHGQIKGYDSRILGGNFRMTEINAAIGIAQLKKLPKFLEKRAENAKILLELLENSKAILPKVPKYSIHNWYLFTIRLRNLEEREDLKNKLRENGIAATVYYPTPIHKLPYYSSIGYGELKLENSEIASETVLSLPVHPLVKKEDLEKMADIILKFIN, encoded by the coding sequence ATGGTTCCAATAAACAAACCTATTTTAGGTGAAGAAGAGAAAGAATTAGTTTTAAAAGTTTTGGAAAGTGGAATTCTTACAGATCCCTCAATGAATGGAGGACCCTATGTAAGAGAATTTGAAAAAGAATTAGCAAAATTTACTGGAATTAAAGAAGCCATAGTAGTAAATTCTGGAACTTCAGCTTTACAAATAGCATTAATGGCACTTGGCATAGGTCCAGGAGATGAAGTTATTGTCCCTTCTTTTACATTTGTAGCTACAGCTAATGCTGTAGTACTAGTAGGTGCAAAACCAATTTTCGTTGATATTGATTTAAATACATATAACATAGATCCAAATAGTTTTAAAAAAGCCATAAATGAAAGAACTAAGGCTGTAATTCCTGTAGATCTCTATGGATTACCAGTAGAAATGGATGAAATTAAGGAAATAGCAAATGATTATGGAATAGTAGTAATAGAAGATGCTTGTCAAGCTCAAGGAGCGAGATATAAAGGTAAAATGGCAGGAACGCTTGGAGATATAGGCTGTTTTAGTTTTTATCCAGGAAAAGTAATGACTACAGGAGAAGGAGGGGCTATATTAACAAACGATAGTGAATTAGCAGAAAAAATGAGAATGATAAGAACTCATGGTCAAATAAAAGGATATGATTCTAGAATACTTGGAGGAAATTTTAGAATGACGGAGATTAATGCAGCTATAGGAATTGCTCAACTTAAAAAACTTCCAAAATTTCTTGAAAAAAGAGCAGAAAATGCAAAAATTTTATTAGAATTATTAGAAAATTCAAAAGCTATTCTTCCAAAAGTACCTAAATATTCTATTCACAATTGGTATCTTTTTACTATAAGATTAAGAAATTTAGAAGAAAGAGAAGATTTAAAAAATAAACTTAGAGAAAATGGAATTGCAGCCACAGTATATTATCCAACACCAATTCATAAACTTCCATACTATAGTTCAATAGGTTATGGAGAATTAAAACTTGAAAATAGTGAAATAGCTTCTGAAACTGTATTATCTCTTCCAGTCCATCCACTAGTTAAAAAAGAAGATTTAGAAAAAATGGCTGATATAATATTAAAATTCATCAATTAA
- a CDS encoding GMC family oxidoreductase N-terminal domain-containing protein, whose protein sequence is MFIIVGSGAGGATIAKELVSKGKEVLILEYGSYVDIKKASTTYRNIKSNEIEILQNICVGGSTITSMGNAMRANFEELKDYYLEVEKELNVKDPPESHIGNGTKLLLESSSDWKKMPKSIDFSKCKSCGKCAFGCAYNAKWSAINYINYAMSKGAKLLVDSPVEKVIIKGERAIGVKLFNGKEIMGDVIVLCAGAIETPRILMRSGIEDVGDKFFIDIFLTIGGIVKNRKLNFNKELSMAIYIKREGYLLSPHYSMFLLPNLLSKGIKAHPEEILGIMVKIADEPNGIVKLNSIEKQISHKDFELLEKGRKEAEEILINSGVDPNYIVSTHLRGAHPGGTCSSITNGYKPILESLYIADASILEGPLGIPPMLTIIAKSKKIASILIDEF, encoded by the coding sequence ATGTTTATTATTGTTGGATCTGGAGCTGGAGGGGCTACTATCGCAAAAGAATTAGTCTCAAAAGGAAAAGAAGTCTTAATATTGGAATATGGGAGCTATGTAGATATAAAAAAAGCTTCTACAACATATAGAAATATTAAGTCAAATGAAATAGAAATTTTACAAAATATCTGTGTTGGAGGATCAACAATTACATCTATGGGAAATGCTATGAGAGCAAATTTTGAAGAATTAAAAGATTATTACTTAGAAGTAGAAAAAGAATTAAATGTTAAGGATCCTCCAGAATCTCATATTGGAAATGGTACAAAATTACTTCTTGAATCTTCTTCAGATTGGAAAAAAATGCCAAAATCAATAGATTTTTCTAAATGTAAATCTTGTGGAAAATGTGCATTTGGTTGTGCTTATAATGCAAAATGGAGTGCTATTAATTATATAAATTATGCTATGTCAAAGGGAGCGAAATTATTAGTAGATTCTCCTGTAGAAAAAGTAATAATAAAAGGAGAAAGAGCAATTGGTGTAAAACTTTTTAATGGTAAGGAAATTATGGGAGATGTAATAGTATTATGTGCTGGTGCTATTGAAACTCCTAGAATATTAATGAGATCTGGAATTGAAGATGTTGGAGATAAATTCTTTATTGATATTTTTTTAACTATAGGTGGAATAGTTAAAAATAGAAAATTAAATTTTAATAAAGAATTGAGCATGGCAATATATATAAAGAGAGAAGGATATTTACTCTCACCACATTACTCAATGTTTCTTTTACCAAATCTCTTGAGTAAAGGAATAAAAGCTCATCCTGAAGAAATTTTAGGAATAATGGTCAAAATAGCAGATGAGCCAAATGGTATTGTTAAATTAAATTCAATAGAAAAACAAATTTCTCATAAAGATTTTGAACTTTTAGAAAAAGGAAGAAAAGAAGCAGAAGAAATTTTAATTAATTCTGGAGTAGATCCAAATTATATTGTTTCAACTCATTTGAGAGGTGCTCATCCAGGAGGAACTTGTAGTTCAATTACTAATGGATATAAACCTATTTTAGAATCTCTATATATTGCAGATGCAAGTATATTAGAAGGACCATTAGGAATTCCACCAATGCTTACAATAATTGCTAAATCTAAAAAAATAGCCTCAATATTAATTGATGAATTTTAA
- a CDS encoding DUF1743 domain-containing protein, with protein sequence MNEYKPWISPHNKIVAMFDEKNNVVELVEDHARGTCIGGSAWSLYHYTKNSPCIFWSKREGTRIFYKIYPSIFQTSCLKPSYSPASIDFVIVENNKIKVSYSGLAGAGVAALGRTMAKGIENVEIIERGGGEKLGRVIITLPKKEKIVIGVDDTDKKDEGATWSLVNEISYKLSLEMDVDYLEHSIVQLYPKNPYKTQNCVAISVSFAVLPNKKIELINSFKKMLEEYSLSEHTGMAVFEGILFNEKLINYANKAKSSMVTINETYNIASHCNVQLIKVKGERGLIGALAAIPYVENPDLAVKLEE encoded by the coding sequence ATGAATGAATATAAACCATGGATTTCTCCTCATAATAAAATAGTAGCAATGTTTGATGAAAAAAATAATGTAGTAGAGCTTGTAGAAGATCATGCTAGAGGAACATGTATTGGTGGATCAGCTTGGTCATTATATCATTATACAAAAAATAGTCCTTGTATTTTTTGGTCTAAAAGAGAAGGAACTAGAATTTTTTATAAAATATATCCATCAATTTTCCAAACTTCATGTCTTAAACCTAGTTATAGTCCAGCTTCTATTGATTTTGTTATAGTAGAGAATAATAAAATTAAGGTTAGTTATTCAGGATTAGCTGGAGCTGGAGTAGCTGCTTTAGGAAGGACTATGGCAAAAGGTATTGAAAATGTAGAAATAATAGAAAGAGGGGGAGGAGAAAAACTTGGAAGAGTTATAATAACACTTCCAAAGAAGGAAAAAATTGTAATAGGTGTTGATGATACTGATAAAAAAGATGAAGGAGCTACTTGGTCTCTTGTTAATGAAATTTCATATAAATTATCTCTTGAAATGGACGTAGATTATTTAGAACATTCTATAGTTCAATTATATCCCAAAAATCCATATAAGACTCAAAATTGTGTAGCAATTTCAGTTTCTTTTGCAGTTTTACCAAATAAAAAAATTGAATTAATAAATTCTTTTAAAAAAATGCTTGAAGAATATTCACTTTCAGAACATACTGGAATGGCAGTATTTGAAGGAATATTATTTAATGAAAAACTTATTAATTATGCTAATAAAGCAAAGTCCTCTATGGTTACAATTAATGAAACATATAATATAGCTTCACATTGTAATGTTCAACTTATAAAAGTAAAAGGTGAAAGAGGTTTAATAGGTGCATTGGCTGCTATACCTTATGTAGAAAATCCAGACTTAGCTGTAAAATTGGAGGAATAA
- a CDS encoding thiamine pyrophosphate-binding protein encodes MNVAEVIVSTLEKFGMEVAFGMPGMWSLPIYEALSNSKIKHILTRNEQFAVYASDGFARASGKIGLCIGTAGQGAVNLASGLAAPFKDNSPVISITSHVPTYEQGKGWIEDLDLNSIFSSVTKFYAQINDSFEAYNILCKAYLACLEGCPGPSCIIIPGDIQKKPSTILNYFPIPKKLIPDSESIDLVIREIENSKFPLILAGRGTILSNSSELLMRFIELTGIPLVTSMMGRGVIPESHPLCLGPVGRRGFKEANQAISNCDLLLVLGCRLSNMTIGKIDLKCKIIQVDVEEKNFSSISNIKIKGDVSIFLELIINKIKKIRKNNFLNKSNEESIAYAKAIANSKDAIFTLDIGQHTIWLLKALKIENPRQLIFSGGMSSMGFSIPAAIGAKIALPNKKVISVVGDGGFQMSSPELSTIKENNLAIAICLFNNKSLGLIRQIQNIVYKKTFGVDFSNPPDYLKLAEAYGINAISVKNPEEVSNILINVKEPILIEIPISKEEGIELTKPRILEE; translated from the coding sequence TTGAATGTTGCAGAAGTGATAGTTTCTACATTGGAAAAATTTGGAATGGAAGTAGCTTTTGGAATGCCTGGTATGTGGTCATTACCGATATATGAAGCTCTTTCTAATTCAAAAATAAAACACATATTAACGCGTAATGAACAATTTGCAGTATATGCCTCAGATGGATTTGCTAGAGCTTCTGGAAAAATTGGATTATGTATTGGTACTGCTGGTCAAGGGGCTGTAAATTTAGCTTCTGGACTTGCTGCACCTTTTAAAGATAATTCACCAGTAATTTCCATAACAAGTCATGTTCCAACATATGAACAAGGTAAAGGATGGATTGAAGATTTAGATTTAAACTCTATATTTTCTTCAGTTACAAAATTCTATGCTCAAATAAATGATTCATTTGAAGCTTATAATATATTATGTAAAGCATATTTAGCTTGTTTAGAAGGATGTCCAGGACCTTCATGTATAATAATTCCTGGTGATATTCAAAAAAAGCCTTCTACTATTTTGAATTATTTTCCAATTCCAAAAAAATTAATTCCAGATTCTGAAAGTATAGATTTAGTAATAAGAGAAATTGAAAATTCAAAATTTCCATTAATATTAGCAGGTAGAGGAACAATTCTTTCAAATTCTTCTGAATTATTAATGCGTTTTATTGAATTAACAGGAATTCCTTTAGTTACATCAATGATGGGCAGGGGAGTAATACCTGAATCACACCCCCTTTGTCTAGGTCCAGTAGGAAGAAGAGGATTTAAAGAAGCAAATCAAGCTATTTCTAATTGCGATTTACTTTTAGTTCTAGGGTGTAGACTTTCAAATATGACTATTGGAAAAATAGACTTAAAATGTAAAATAATACAAGTGGATGTTGAAGAAAAAAACTTTTCTTCAATTTCTAATATTAAAATAAAAGGAGATGTTTCTATTTTCTTAGAATTAATAATTAATAAAATTAAGAAAATTAGGAAAAATAATTTTTTAAATAAAAGTAATGAAGAAAGTATTGCTTATGCAAAAGCTATAGCAAATTCAAAAGATGCTATATTTACATTAGATATAGGTCAACATACTATATGGCTTTTAAAAGCTTTAAAAATTGAAAATCCAAGACAATTAATATTTTCAGGTGGCATGTCTTCTATGGGATTTTCAATACCTGCTGCTATTGGAGCTAAAATTGCTCTTCCAAATAAAAAAGTAATTTCAGTAGTAGGAGACGGTGGTTTTCAAATGAGTTCTCCTGAATTATCTACTATAAAAGAAAATAATTTAGCAATAGCTATATGTCTTTTTAATAATAAATCATTAGGTTTAATAAGACAAATTCAAAATATTGTATATAAAAAGACATTTGGAGTAGATTTTTCAAATCCACCAGATTATTTAAAACTTGCAGAAGCATATGGTATTAATGCAATTTCTGTAAAAAATCCAGAAGAAGTAAGTAATATTCTTATTAATGTAAAAGAGCCAATTTTAATTGAAATTCCAATAAGTAAAGAAGAAGGAATAGAACTTACAAAACCAAGAATTCTAGAGGAATAA